A part of Carassius carassius chromosome 4, fCarCar2.1, whole genome shotgun sequence genomic DNA contains:
- the wdr36 gene encoding WD repeat-containing protein 36 codes for MSDMSAGKKGSVIFSGFRALGLYSNHLAHVLRFHQKHREFYVLTAVGQCFHTYNVKKLGIVAVSNALPEDISSLAADRMLVYAAYGKLISAFAKNKEVVHTYTGHQADVHLLLPFGDHLISVDKDNVVIIWDVESEDTYLQISYDKASFEVSALMHPSTYLNKILFGSSQGSLQLWNIKSNKLLFTFPGWASAVTVLQQTPAVDVVGVGLASGQIIVHNIRFDETLMKFQQDWGPVTALSFRTDGHPIMASGSPIGHIGLWDLEEKKFVSQMRDAQTTAIAGLTFLQNEPLLITNGADNAIRVWIFDVAGGDGRLLRQRTGHSAPPTKIRHHDQSSLNILSAGQDGTLQSFSTVHERFNKSLGHGTLNKTRAKKKGVTNDTAKLPAITTFAAETSRQSDWDGIIACHRGFLVTTTWNYQKGSIGAHKLEPERFNKNRSLNVHATAVDITSCGNFAVIALSSGHIDVYNMQSGFHRGHYGEDKAHAGAVRGVSVDALNQLTVSVGADRLLKIWRFKSKELLHTHSLPAAPASSLLHRESGMLAIALDDFTIHILDMETRRTVRRFSGHRGQINDMTFSPDGRWLITASMDCTIRTWDLPSGSLVDCFLVDAAAVSLSMSPTGNFLASSHVDGLGIYLWSNNTLCSMVSLRPLPADYEPTVIMLPGTCPSRDTEEEAVLDAESSEMDEYISPAQLDEHLITLSLLPDSRWKNLLHLDIIKKKNKPKEPPKLPKAAPFFIPTIPGLVPQFALPSTPSEDQSKIVNLGVLAQKSSFYLQLEKALDNNSYEEPVKLLRELGPSAIETELRALSPDLGGEVRVMESFLKMISSILQSKRDFDLAQAYLALFLKLHLRFIAEQPELMEEAESVSAHLEETWMSMQTLLNQNICLLSYIKSALL; via the exons ATGAGCGATATGTCTGCGGGAAAGAAAGGAAGCGTGATCTTCTCTGGATTCAGGGCGCTGGGACTTTACTCGAATCATCTGGCGCACGTGCTTCGCTTCCATCAGAAACACAGAGAGTTCTATGTGCTCACTGCAGTCGGACAGTGTTTCCACACCTATAAT GTGAAGAAACTCGGAATCGTTGCAGTCA GTAATGCCCTCCCAGAAGACATTTCATCCCTGGCGGCAGATCGTATGCTTGTCTATGCTGCATACGGAAAACTTATCTCCGCTTTTGCAAAAAACAAAGAG GTTGTTCACACATACACAGGCCATCAAGCTGATGTGCACTTACTGTTGCCTTTCGGAGATCATCTGATTTCTGTTGACAAGGATAATGTTGTCATAATTTGGGATGTGGAGTCTGAGG ACACATACCTGCAGATTTCATATGACAAAGCATCATTTGAAGTATCTGCTTTGATGCATCCGAGCACCTACCTGAACAAAATCCTGTTCGGAAGCAGTCAAGGGAGTCTACAGTTATGGAACATCAAATCAAA CAAACTCTTGTTCACATTTCCTGGATGGGCATCTGCTGTTACTGTTCTTCAACAG ACTCCAGCTGTAGATGTTGTGGGTGTGGGTTTAGCGTCTGGGCAGATCATCGTTCACAATATCAGATTCGATGAAACACTGATGAAGTTCCAACAAGACTGGGGTCCAGTCACAGCTTTATCCTTCAGGACAG ATGGACATCCAATAATGGCTTCTGGCAGTCCTATTGGACACATTGGTCTCTGGGATTTAGAGGAGAAGAAATTTGTCAGTCAGATGCGAGATGCTCAGACAACAGCCATCGCTGGCCTCACGTTTCTTCAAAACGAACCCCTCCTGATCACCAATGGAGCAGACAATGCCATACGG GTGTGGATTTTTGATGTTGCCGGAGGGGACGGCCGTCTGCTAAGACAGCGGACTGGTCACAGTGCCCCACCAACAAAGATTCGGCACCACGACCAGAGCAGCTTAAACATTCTTAGTGCAG GTCAAGATGGTACTTTGCAGTCATTTTCAACTGTTCACGAAAGATTCAACAAGAGTTTGGGGCACG GCACCCTCAACAAAACGAGAGCTAAAAAGAAAGGTGTGACGAATGACACAGCGAAACTTCCCGCCATCACAACTTTTGCCGCAg AAACTTCTCGTCAGAGTGACTGGGATGGCATTATTGCATGCCACCGTGGTTTCCTTGTTACCACGACATGGAACTACCAGAAAGGTTCAATTGGTGCTCACAAGCTGGAACCTGAACGCTTCAACAAGAACCGTAGCCTCAATGTCCATGCAACT GCTGTTGATATCACATCCTGCGGGAACTTTGCAGTGATTGCACTGTCTTCGGGACACATTGATGTGTACAACATGCAGTCTGGTTTTCATCGAGGACATTATGGGGAGGACAAGG cacatgCAGGGGCTGTTCGCGGAGTCTCTGTGGATGCTCTGAACCAGTTGACTGTTAGTGTGGGAGCAGATCGCCTTCTGAAAATCTGGAGATTCAAATCCAAGGAGCTGTTACATACACACAGCCTGCCAGCTGCCCCAGCGTCATCTCTGCTTCACAGGGAGAG CGGAATGCTCGCCATCGCTCTGGATGATTTTACCATTCACATTCTAGACATGGAGACAAGGAGGACTGTCCGCAGATTCTCTGGACACCGTGGGCAGATCAACGACATG ACGTTTAGTCCAGATGGACGTTGGCTGATTACAGCGTCTATGGACTGCACCATCAGAACATGGGATCTTCCATCTGGCAG TTTGGTCGACTGTTTCCTGGTAGACGCAGCAGCCGTCAGTCTCAGTATGTCCCCTACCGGGAACTTCCTGGCCTCTTCACATGTTGATGGTCTAGGTATTTACTTATG gTCCAACAACACACTGTGCAGTATGGTGTCATTGCGCCCTCTACCTGCAGACTACGAGCCGACTGTGATCATGCTGCCAGGCACCTGCCCAAGCAGAG ATACAGAAGAGGAGGCCGTTTTAGATGCTGAGAGCTCTGAGATGGATGAGTACATTTCACCAGCACAGCTGGACGAGCATCTGATCACACTCTCTCTGCTTCCGGACTCACGCTGGAAGAACCTGCTGCACCTGGACATCATCAAG AAAAAGAACAAACCCAAAGAGCCTCCAAAATTGCCCAAAGCTGCACCCTTCTTCATTCCCACCATTCCAGGGCTGGTGCCCCAGTTTGCACTCCCCAGCACTCCCTCAGAGGACCAG TCTAAAATTGTCAACTTGGGAGTGTTGGCACAGAAGTCCTCCTTCTATCTTCAGCTTGAGAAGGCTTTAGACAACAACTCAT ATGAGGAGCCAGTAAAGCTGTTGAGAGAGTTAGGCCCCTCTGCCATTGAAACAGAACTTCGGGCCCTGTCACCAGATTTGGGTGGAGAAGTCAGAGTTATGGAGAGCTTCCTTAAGATGATCAGCAGCATACTTCAGTCCAAAAGAGATTTCGACCTGGCTCAAGCCTACCTAGCATTGTTCCTTAAG CTCCATCTTCGGTTCATCGCAGAGCAGCCTGAACTGATGGAGGAGGCAGAAAGTGTGTCGGCACACCTGGAGGAGACATGGATGTCCATGCAGACGCTCCTAAATCAGAACATATGTCTGTTGTCTT